The following are from one region of the Streptomyces decoyicus genome:
- a CDS encoding ABC transporter permease, with translation MSPATGTSTPTGTGTGTGTNAGSRSSTNTPTGTTAGTATGKTLTPGSASIAEATAAAQAPSVRAPSVQSPSLPSSVPPPAPPPGVRRGSGPTARFRRAAGRLPYLLLKGATKSAAVVALLLLWEAAPRLGLVDRTFLPPFSEVAGAWWGLAADGQLADNTGASLVRSFSGFALAVVVAVPLGLLIGWYRPVADLLGPLLEVFRNTAALALLPVFVLLLGIGETSKISIVMYACTWPILLNTVSAVRHVDPTLLRLARSMDLSAPHLFQKVILPSSVPVMFTGIRLAGAASILVLVAAEMIGAKAGLGYLINASQYNFAIPQMYAGILTISAIGVAFNQFLVTVERRLSSWRVPATG, from the coding sequence ATGAGCCCCGCAACCGGCACGAGCACGCCCACCGGCACCGGCACCGGCACCGGCACGAACGCGGGCAGCAGAAGCAGCACCAACACCCCAACCGGCACGACGGCCGGTACGGCGACCGGGAAGACCCTTACGCCCGGCTCGGCGAGCATCGCCGAAGCCACCGCAGCTGCCCAGGCCCCTTCCGTCCGGGCCCCTTCCGTCCAGTCCCCGTCCCTCCCCTCCTCCGTGCCGCCCCCGGCACCACCCCCGGGCGTGCGCCGAGGCTCCGGCCCGACGGCGCGCTTCCGTCGGGCGGCCGGCCGACTGCCGTACCTGCTGCTGAAGGGCGCCACCAAGTCCGCGGCGGTGGTCGCCCTGCTGCTCCTGTGGGAGGCCGCCCCTCGACTCGGTCTGGTCGACCGGACGTTCCTGCCGCCGTTCAGCGAGGTCGCCGGTGCCTGGTGGGGGCTGGCGGCCGACGGCCAACTGGCCGACAACACGGGCGCCAGCCTGGTGCGGTCGTTCAGCGGATTCGCGCTGGCCGTGGTCGTCGCCGTTCCGCTCGGTCTGCTGATCGGCTGGTACCGGCCGGTCGCCGACCTGCTCGGTCCGCTGCTCGAGGTGTTCCGCAACACGGCCGCGCTCGCCCTGCTGCCGGTGTTCGTCCTGCTGCTGGGGATCGGCGAGACGTCGAAGATCTCCATCGTGATGTACGCGTGCACCTGGCCGATCCTGCTCAACACGGTCAGCGCCGTACGCCACGTCGACCCCACGCTGCTCCGCCTGGCCAGGTCGATGGACCTGTCCGCGCCACACCTGTTCCAGAAGGTCATCCTGCCGTCCTCGGTACCGGTCATGTTCACCGGCATCCGGCTGGCCGGAGCAGCGTCGATCCTGGTGCTGGTCGCCGCCGAGATGATCGGCGCCAAGGCCGGTCTGGGCTATCTGATCAACGCCTCGCAGTACAACTTCGCGATCCCGCAGATGTACGCGGGCATCCTCACGATCTCCGCCATCGGCGTGGCCTTCAACCAGTTCCTGGTGACCGTGGAACGGCGGCTCAGTTCCTGGCGCGTCCCTGCCACCGGCTGA
- a CDS encoding ABC transporter ATP-binding protein, with product MPESITPKIAFEGVRKDFTVKDRASKGRSGKDKDRAGERRAHEFTALDGIDLEIAAGEFVVLVGPSGCGKSTLLDLLGGLARPTGGRILLDGEPVTGPGLDRGIVFQQYALLPWRTAQGNVEFGLEATGVPRHERAARAGEFLDLVGLSGFENRHPHELSGGMRQRVAIARSLAYDPDVLLMDEPFAALDAQTRESLQDELLRIWQRTGKTVVFITHGIEEAVYLGQRVAVMTSRPGRIKEVVPIAFDSRTATDDLRSSTEFARYRHEIWSLLHDEVARAQQLEKEAVSV from the coding sequence ATGCCGGAATCGATCACACCCAAGATCGCGTTCGAGGGCGTACGCAAGGACTTCACCGTCAAGGACCGGGCGAGCAAGGGCCGGTCGGGCAAGGACAAGGATCGCGCGGGGGAACGGCGGGCACACGAGTTCACTGCCCTCGACGGCATCGACCTGGAGATCGCGGCGGGCGAGTTCGTCGTCCTGGTCGGCCCCAGCGGCTGCGGGAAGTCGACTCTGCTGGATCTGCTCGGCGGTCTCGCCCGCCCCACCGGCGGGCGGATCCTGCTGGACGGCGAGCCCGTCACCGGCCCGGGTCTGGACCGCGGCATCGTCTTCCAGCAGTACGCTCTGCTGCCCTGGCGCACGGCACAGGGCAACGTCGAGTTCGGCCTGGAGGCCACCGGGGTGCCACGGCACGAACGCGCCGCACGGGCCGGGGAGTTCCTGGACCTGGTCGGGTTGTCCGGGTTCGAGAACCGCCATCCGCACGAGCTGTCGGGTGGGATGCGGCAGCGGGTCGCGATCGCTCGCAGTCTCGCCTACGACCCCGATGTGCTGCTGATGGACGAGCCGTTCGCCGCGCTGGACGCCCAGACCAGGGAGTCGTTGCAGGACGAACTGCTGCGGATCTGGCAGCGCACCGGAAAGACGGTCGTCTTCATCACGCACGGGATCGAGGAGGCCGTCTATCTGGGGCAGCGGGTCGCCGTCATGACCTCCCGGCCCGGCCGGATCAAGGAGGTCGTGCCGATCGCCTTCGACTCCCGCACGGCGACGGACGACCTCCGCTCCAGTACCGAGTTCGCACGCTACCGGCACGAGATCTGGTCGCTGCTGCACGACGAGGTGGCCAGGGCCCAGCAGTTGGAGAAGGAGGCGGTATCCGTATGA
- a CDS encoding DMT family transporter — protein MLANPSRIRMVDLLLLAVAAVWGSTYLAAKELVTPSTVIAILALRFAVTAVALLPVCLRRLRAARRDEVATGMLLGVILAVVLLFETFGIAHTSATNAGLIISLTIVMTPILDSAVGRSWLPPQFFIAATAAVVGVGLLASGTGLRPPTAGDWLVLAAAAARAVHVTVMHRRSARKQYDSLSLTYVQMTTAAVLFCAVSPLVGVPAWTVTSRLDPGLWAVLLYLALIGTVFAFFVQMWAVRKTSPSRVSLLLGTEPIWALLVGVVLGGDRLGIYGAVGATLILVGAGWGQRIERQHREAKERNASAALAAGVPEPVGEGRPVETAHGTPRTDSSY, from the coding sequence ATGCTCGCAAACCCATCACGCATCCGGATGGTGGACCTTCTTCTGCTGGCGGTGGCCGCCGTATGGGGCTCCACCTATCTCGCCGCGAAGGAACTCGTCACACCCAGCACCGTCATTGCCATTCTGGCCCTCCGGTTCGCGGTTACGGCGGTGGCACTCCTGCCTGTCTGTCTCCGCAGACTACGCGCGGCCAGGCGCGATGAGGTGGCCACGGGGATGCTCCTCGGCGTCATCCTGGCGGTGGTCCTCCTCTTCGAGACGTTCGGCATCGCTCACACCAGTGCGACAAACGCTGGGCTCATCATCAGTCTCACCATTGTCATGACCCCCATCCTGGACAGCGCCGTAGGCAGGTCCTGGCTCCCGCCGCAGTTCTTCATCGCCGCCACCGCGGCAGTCGTCGGCGTCGGCCTCCTGGCATCCGGAACCGGGCTGCGCCCCCCGACTGCGGGAGACTGGCTGGTATTGGCTGCGGCGGCGGCACGTGCCGTTCACGTCACGGTGATGCACCGGAGGTCGGCCCGGAAGCAGTACGACTCGCTCAGCCTCACCTACGTGCAGATGACGACAGCAGCAGTGTTGTTCTGCGCAGTCAGTCCGCTGGTAGGGGTACCCGCATGGACTGTGACCTCCCGGCTCGACCCCGGTCTCTGGGCCGTCCTGCTGTACCTGGCACTGATCGGCACGGTCTTCGCTTTCTTCGTCCAGATGTGGGCAGTGCGGAAAACCTCGCCGTCCCGGGTCAGTCTGCTGCTGGGCACCGAGCCCATTTGGGCTCTCCTGGTCGGTGTCGTCCTCGGCGGGGACCGCCTGGGGATCTATGGCGCGGTGGGTGCCACCCTGATCCTTGTGGGAGCCGGGTGGGGGCAGCGCATTGAAAGGCAACACCGGGAGGCAAAGGAGAGGAACGCATCCGCCGCACTCGCCGCAGGAGTTCCCGAGCCTGTAGGAGAAGGCCGGCCAGTCGAAACGGCACACGGCACACCGCGTACTGACAGCTCATATTGA
- a CDS encoding argininosuccinate synthase-related protein has protein sequence MIREQIIRSFRQLTPAVLDPSRPIVTLFSGGLDSTYLLLRLKQAGFRDIHAVSVNLGEDESSEHKQRIADELGARLHIIDGRQAFVEEFVRPAIAAQAVYLDTHPVSSTLSRPLIARLAVGLAEELGAVAILHTANRSQNTLRRLNGALALLGFSGPYGSPYDLDPVDRDQKIQELKAVGLDQMSERIVSGDSNLWCREFESGILDDPEDHAVPEHMYQWSARQPELSGETLEVHFREGVPVSVDGVDMPLPELIAALNTRVGAYGIGRYSGLEHLDNGEKVLEIREMPAACLLLRTYRHLETAVLEAETMREKMHLEQLWVRESLEGRWFGELHQALQSFIDTCAVRVTGYVRWKLTPGGAETRSITADEPRYLRDREAWEKFSIHIENAPYQLV, from the coding sequence GTGATACGAGAACAGATCATCCGTTCCTTCCGGCAGCTCACACCCGCGGTCCTGGATCCGAGCCGGCCCATCGTCACCTTGTTCAGCGGTGGTTTGGACAGCACCTACCTGCTGCTCCGGTTGAAGCAGGCGGGGTTCCGGGACATTCACGCGGTGAGTGTGAATCTCGGCGAAGACGAGAGCAGCGAACACAAGCAGCGCATCGCGGATGAACTCGGCGCCCGCCTGCACATCATTGACGGACGCCAGGCGTTCGTGGAGGAGTTCGTCCGGCCTGCGATCGCAGCCCAGGCGGTCTACCTCGACACGCACCCGGTCAGTTCCACACTGAGCCGCCCCCTTATCGCGCGTCTCGCCGTGGGGCTGGCCGAGGAACTCGGGGCCGTAGCCATCTTGCACACCGCGAACCGTTCGCAGAATACGCTGCGGCGGCTCAACGGAGCCCTCGCTCTGCTCGGTTTCTCCGGTCCGTACGGCAGCCCGTACGACCTCGACCCGGTGGACCGTGACCAGAAGATCCAGGAACTCAAGGCGGTGGGCCTGGACCAGATGAGCGAGCGCATCGTCTCCGGTGACTCGAACCTGTGGTGCCGTGAGTTCGAATCCGGCATTCTCGACGATCCCGAAGACCACGCGGTGCCCGAGCACATGTATCAGTGGAGCGCCAGGCAGCCGGAGTTGTCCGGTGAGACCCTCGAAGTGCACTTCCGTGAGGGCGTACCGGTGAGTGTCGACGGGGTCGATATGCCGCTGCCCGAACTCATCGCCGCGCTGAATACCCGCGTCGGCGCGTACGGGATCGGCCGCTACAGCGGTCTGGAGCATCTCGACAACGGCGAGAAGGTCCTGGAGATCAGGGAGATGCCGGCAGCCTGCCTGCTGCTGCGCACCTACCGGCATCTGGAAACCGCCGTCCTCGAGGCCGAGACGATGCGCGAGAAGATGCATCTGGAGCAGCTGTGGGTGCGTGAATCGCTGGAGGGCCGCTGGTTCGGCGAGCTGCACCAGGCGCTTCAGTCCTTTATCGACACCTGCGCGGTACGGGTGACTGGATACGTGCGTTGGAAGCTGACGCCGGGTGGGGCCGAGACCCGCTCGATCACAGCCGATGAGCCGCGCTATCTCCGCGACCGCGAGGCCTGGGAGAAGTTCTCGATCCATATCGAGAACGCTCCCTATCAGCTCGTCTGA
- a CDS encoding putative leader peptide — MTVNSECETHPEDALTWLIFAANLSGVSQSEKFAARLHVDLRRQASAICAAGS, encoded by the coding sequence ATGACAGTGAATTCGGAATGTGAGACGCATCCGGAAGATGCGTTGACGTGGCTGATTTTCGCTGCCAATCTCTCGGGTGTGAGCCAGTCCGAGAAATTCGCCGCACGCCTGCACGTCGATCTACGACGCCAGGCCAGCGCCATCTGTGCCGCTGGTAGCTGA
- a CDS encoding ABC transporter substrate-binding protein, with amino-acid sequence MTTLNASTRRNFLTLLGLSAVAVSCGTTANGASSGKGQTKTLRYQGWAGQVTLPELAEDLGYLKDVKLKWVGNTTSGPQDIQSTATGQTDFGGAFNGAVVKLAANKAPVKAVISYYGSDKDAYNGYYVLDDSPIRSARDLIGKKVGMNTLGAHAEALLDIYLERGGLSPGQAGKVEPLVVPPVNTEQSLRQRQIEVAVLGGILRDKALAKGGIRRLFTDYELLGAFSAGTYVIADRFLQQNPDTARTFVTAVGRAIEWSRSTPREEVVARMTDIVKKRGRNEEVAPLRYWKSYGVVETAGRIKGKELQLWIDWLAKRGDIEKSQVTLSELYTNEFNAHSGGGAGLPSAASSSTPSSSAPSSPSSPSLSASPSKSGR; translated from the coding sequence ATGACCACGCTGAATGCATCGACCCGACGAAATTTCCTCACTCTGCTCGGTCTTTCGGCGGTCGCGGTGAGCTGCGGTACGACTGCGAACGGAGCGTCTTCCGGCAAGGGGCAGACCAAGACGCTCCGATATCAGGGCTGGGCGGGCCAGGTGACGTTGCCGGAGCTGGCTGAGGATCTCGGGTATCTGAAGGACGTGAAGCTGAAGTGGGTCGGCAACACGACCAGCGGCCCGCAGGACATCCAGTCCACGGCCACCGGCCAGACCGACTTCGGCGGGGCGTTCAACGGCGCGGTCGTCAAACTGGCCGCAAACAAGGCTCCCGTCAAGGCTGTCATCAGCTACTACGGCTCCGACAAGGACGCCTACAACGGCTACTACGTACTCGATGACAGCCCGATCCGCTCGGCCCGTGACCTGATCGGCAAGAAGGTCGGGATGAACACCCTCGGAGCCCACGCCGAGGCGTTGCTCGACATCTATCTGGAGCGGGGCGGCCTGTCCCCAGGACAGGCAGGCAAGGTCGAACCGCTGGTGGTGCCGCCTGTCAACACCGAGCAGAGCCTGCGTCAGCGCCAGATCGAGGTGGCCGTACTCGGCGGCATTCTGCGTGACAAGGCCCTGGCGAAGGGGGGAATCCGCCGGCTGTTCACCGACTACGAACTGCTCGGCGCCTTCAGCGCCGGCACGTATGTGATAGCGGACCGCTTCCTGCAACAGAATCCCGACACGGCGCGGACCTTCGTCACCGCGGTGGGGCGGGCCATCGAGTGGTCCCGGTCCACTCCGCGTGAGGAGGTCGTCGCCCGGATGACGGACATCGTGAAGAAGCGCGGACGCAATGAGGAGGTAGCGCCCCTTAGGTACTGGAAGTCGTACGGCGTCGTCGAGACCGCTGGCCGTATCAAGGGCAAGGAACTCCAGCTCTGGATCGACTGGTTGGCCAAACGCGGCGACATCGAGAAGAGCCAGGTGACGCTGTCCGAGCTGTACACCAATGAGTTCAACGCCCATAGCGGAGGCGGCGCCGGCCTCCCGTCCGCTGCATCGTCCTCCACCCCCTCGTCCTCCGCCCCCTCGTCGCCCTCCTCCCCCTCGCTGTCCGCCTCCCCTTCGAAGAGCGGGAGGTGA
- a CDS encoding PKD domain-containing protein, whose translation MARRSWAARRVAAVGAVAVLLGQLLGGHPAAAQAGFLPGSAFPLVLDVDLTPNPVCSGPVRGRVQVYDPAAAKAGATVEWRVRAGVEQLAGGHLAMAGHGGTAEFSIPFDRVPAAETALQVDARIAASSGHGPGHYGKVWRDTVRRGCDPVRVASVGDSVVWGQGLDHDQKFPYLTGQLLGRETGRGHQHMDYSISGAVLDAPELPAGNDDAACLRTTEKQDPDGDGEMEFGEVTQQMPDVFCQLEKAGAQARAGGYGLDLVVINGCINDLDPFFGIGVGITPGSKNLPEAVRRECSGVGAAAENPAKDVPYFSGAKVGYGGRGMQAAIEKAHALPGRPKVIVADFYYALSRSSSPIPVKTCSTPGVAGTRLTSCKGALGSVAERYEQYTQLANAAYHQAAAAANESSKDGPYAVAADGLFTVDNALLTRDSKVWGTPVTDPAFPLRTRACPELSATPAQCLTAAVAHPDIEGARQYAEAFLLNPSVREWFHLPRQGPRAQLNVPESAHVGSEVRMSVTVGGKPPAPRYRYHWYFGDGTQRETSEADVTHAYDRKGPWLSRLVMTGQDGRKVLVEAARAITTD comes from the coding sequence GTGGCCCGTCGCTCGTGGGCGGCGAGGCGTGTCGCGGCGGTCGGCGCGGTCGCCGTCCTCCTCGGCCAGCTCCTCGGCGGACACCCCGCCGCGGCGCAGGCCGGCTTCTTGCCGGGATCGGCGTTCCCCCTCGTCCTCGACGTGGACCTGACGCCGAATCCGGTGTGCAGCGGACCGGTACGCGGTCGGGTGCAGGTGTACGACCCCGCCGCGGCGAAGGCCGGAGCCACCGTGGAGTGGCGCGTACGGGCCGGTGTAGAGCAGCTGGCCGGCGGGCACCTCGCCATGGCCGGCCATGGCGGCACGGCGGAGTTCAGCATCCCCTTCGACCGGGTGCCCGCAGCCGAGACCGCCCTGCAGGTCGACGCCCGCATCGCCGCCTCGTCCGGCCATGGCCCCGGCCACTACGGCAAGGTCTGGCGGGACACGGTACGCCGGGGGTGCGACCCGGTGCGGGTGGCGTCCGTCGGTGACTCCGTAGTCTGGGGGCAGGGCCTGGACCACGATCAGAAGTTCCCCTACCTGACGGGTCAGTTGCTCGGCCGTGAGACGGGCCGGGGCCATCAGCACATGGACTACTCGATCTCCGGCGCGGTGCTCGACGCACCCGAGCTGCCCGCGGGCAACGATGACGCGGCCTGTCTGCGCACCACCGAGAAGCAGGACCCGGACGGCGACGGGGAGATGGAGTTCGGCGAGGTCACCCAGCAGATGCCGGACGTGTTCTGCCAACTGGAAAAGGCGGGCGCGCAGGCGCGGGCGGGCGGCTACGGCCTCGATCTGGTCGTGATCAACGGGTGCATCAACGACCTCGATCCCTTCTTCGGCATCGGCGTCGGCATCACCCCCGGCTCGAAGAACCTGCCCGAGGCAGTGCGGCGCGAGTGCTCCGGCGTGGGCGCGGCAGCGGAGAACCCCGCCAAGGACGTGCCCTACTTCAGCGGTGCGAAGGTCGGATACGGCGGACGCGGGATGCAGGCGGCGATCGAGAAGGCTCACGCCCTGCCGGGGCGGCCGAAGGTGATCGTGGCCGACTTCTACTACGCGCTGAGCCGCAGCAGTTCTCCGATCCCCGTGAAGACCTGTTCGACCCCGGGAGTCGCCGGTACGCGGCTGACCTCCTGCAAGGGCGCCCTCGGCAGCGTGGCCGAGCGCTATGAGCAGTACACCCAACTGGCCAACGCGGCCTACCATCAGGCGGCGGCCGCCGCCAACGAGTCGTCCAAGGACGGTCCGTATGCGGTGGCGGCCGATGGACTGTTCACCGTGGACAATGCCCTTCTCACCAGGGACTCCAAGGTCTGGGGCACTCCGGTGACCGACCCGGCGTTCCCGCTGCGCACACGGGCCTGCCCCGAGCTCAGCGCGACTCCGGCGCAGTGTCTGACCGCGGCCGTCGCTCACCCCGACATCGAGGGCGCCCGGCAGTACGCCGAAGCCTTTCTCCTCAACCCGAGTGTTCGCGAGTGGTTCCACCTTCCCCGGCAGGGGCCCCGGGCGCAGCTGAACGTCCCGGAGAGCGCGCACGTCGGCAGTGAGGTGCGTATGTCAGTGACGGTGGGTGGAAAGCCGCCCGCCCCCCGGTACCGCTACCACTGGTACTTCGGCGACGGTACACAGCGGGAGACGAGCGAGGCGGACGTCACCCATGCGTACGACCGTAAGGGACCCTGGCTGTCTCGGCTCGTGATGACTGGCCAGGATGGGAGGAAGGTCCTGGTAGAGGCCGCTCGGGCCATCACCACGGACTGA